Proteins from a genomic interval of Desulfovibrio piger:
- a CDS encoding P-II family nitrogen regulator codes for MKKLEIIIRPSKFEEVKQQLTTIGIHGMNYSEVRGFGRQHGHTEVYRGTTYAVDCLPKIKIEIVVHDEALEKVLQAVTVARTGEIGDGKIFIYDVLDAIRIRTGERGPDAL; via the coding sequence ATGAAAAAGCTCGAAATCATCATCCGCCCCTCCAAGTTCGAAGAAGTGAAGCAACAGCTGACCACTATCGGCATCCACGGCATGAACTACAGTGAAGTGCGCGGTTTCGGCCGCCAGCACGGGCATACGGAAGTCTATCGCGGCACCACCTACGCCGTGGACTGCCTGCCCAAGATCAAGATCGAGATTGTGGTCCATGACGAAGCACTGGAAAAAGTGCTGCAGGCTGTTACCGTAGCCCGCACCGGCGAGATCGGCGATGGCAAAATCTTCATCTACGACGTGCTGGATGCCATCCGCATCCGTACCGGTGAACGCGGCCCTGACGCCCTGTAA
- a CDS encoding LL-diaminopimelate aminotransferase, with protein sequence MIRSNEHYAGLPGAYLFATVATRVRAHREQHPALPVISLGIGDVTRPLPPAVITALHSAVDEMASSASFKGYGPEQGYDFLREAIAAHDYRAHGVQMDAADIFISDGSKCDVANIQELFSLSCRVAVTDPVYPVYVDSNAMAGRAGRWTGERWSDLIYLPCTEANDFVPDFPDAVPDIIYLCYPNNPTGTVLHRDALAAWVDYARRHGALIIYDAAYEAFIKDTDSEVPHSIFEIPGAEEVAVECRSFSKTAGFTGLRCAFTTIPAAVTIPGPDGSRVRLQDMWKRRQSTKYNGCPYIVQRAAEAVYSPEGQEQVRATIAAYMANAARIRSGIEGMGLSCYGGIHAPYIWVKTPDGMGSWEFFDFLLSRTSLVCTPGAGFGPSGEGYVRFTVFGSEEDTTEALERLQGLSL encoded by the coding sequence ATGATCCGCAGCAACGAACATTACGCCGGACTGCCCGGCGCCTATCTTTTCGCCACGGTGGCCACCAGGGTCCGCGCGCACCGGGAACAGCATCCCGCCCTGCCTGTCATCAGCCTGGGTATCGGCGACGTGACCCGCCCCCTGCCGCCCGCCGTCATCACGGCCCTGCATTCGGCAGTGGACGAGATGGCCTCGTCCGCCTCCTTCAAGGGGTACGGCCCGGAACAGGGCTATGATTTCCTGCGCGAGGCCATCGCTGCGCATGACTACCGAGCCCACGGTGTGCAGATGGACGCCGCGGACATCTTCATCAGCGACGGTTCCAAGTGCGACGTGGCCAACATCCAGGAACTGTTCTCCCTGTCCTGCCGCGTGGCGGTCACCGACCCCGTCTATCCCGTCTATGTGGATTCCAATGCCATGGCAGGCCGCGCGGGCCGGTGGACGGGCGAGCGCTGGAGCGACCTCATCTACCTGCCCTGCACGGAAGCCAACGACTTCGTGCCGGACTTCCCCGACGCGGTACCCGACATCATCTATCTTTGCTATCCCAACAATCCCACGGGCACGGTGCTGCACAGGGATGCTCTGGCTGCCTGGGTGGACTATGCCCGCCGCCACGGGGCCCTCATCATCTATGATGCGGCCTACGAAGCCTTCATCAAGGATACGGACAGCGAGGTGCCGCACAGCATCTTCGAGATCCCCGGCGCCGAAGAAGTGGCCGTGGAGTGCCGCTCCTTCTCCAAGACGGCGGGATTCACGGGCCTGCGCTGCGCCTTCACCACCATCCCGGCCGCGGTGACCATCCCCGGCCCGGACGGTTCCCGCGTCCGTCTGCAGGACATGTGGAAGCGCCGCCAGAGCACCAAGTACAACGGCTGTCCCTACATCGTGCAGCGTGCCGCCGAGGCCGTCTACAGCCCAGAGGGGCAGGAACAGGTCCGCGCCACCATCGCGGCCTACATGGCCAATGCGGCCCGTATCCGTTCCGGCATCGAGGGCATGGGCCTTTCCTGCTACGGCGGCATCCATGCCCCCTATATCTGGGTGAAGACGCCTGACGGCATGGGTTCCTGGGAGTTCTTCGACTTTCTGCTCTCCCGCACTTCCCTGGTCTGCACCCCCGGTGCGGGCTTTGGGCCCAGCGGCGAAGGCTATGTACGCTTCACCGTTTTCGGCAGTGAGGAGGACACCACCGAGGCCCTGGAACGTTTGCAGGGACTGAGCTTG
- the gltB gene encoding glutamate synthase large subunit: MNGLFDPRREHDACGVGFVAYLDGQSRHDVMHMALGAMTRMAHRGGGDGKNGDGAGILFPLPRDFFLRQWPALSVCAAPWAVAQLFLPRDTALRALCLQRFREIFTACGLRVEDERDVPVREDVLAPAARQTMPGFLQLLVLPDTSSSEAAELHDPEALERRLFLARHMAENLIWKELRRQGQDTRLFYVASCSCRSIVYKGMLPGSRLGEFYTDLTDEDCAAPFAVFHERFSTNTLPSWPLAQPFRLAAHNGEINTLRGNAAHMGVREAVLASPLLGAHLKDALPVINPDTSDSGTLDNVLELLVRAGYTLPHALMMMVPEPFGPTFVMGDNKRAFYEYHSSLMEPWDGPTCLVFTDGWRRVGAMLDRNGLRPCRWSVSRDGLMVLGSESGLVDVPEEDIIQRGQLQSRRMILADVEHHRIAPDAEIKGQVIRSQPWRRWLQKHAVRLETLNGMGEESDAAHALPPLDRRLRQAGCDSTWQRQVLVPMAENAQEPVCSMGTDKPLPCLSDEPQSLFRWFKQRFAQVTNPPIDPYREQLSMSLMGHAGRAGNILEPGPESCAVLRLPHPFLTTDDMRRIRASRRPAVRAVTLDATFPAHGDGEALRAALDRLFADAEAAIAQGATILVVSDTAMTADKAPIPALLACAGLHHHLIRAGLRHACGIIAESGEACEVIHMAQLIGYGVNAVCPHAALDAVRRMAREGRLSTDAGPLDEEDAQERYINALKKGLLKAFARLGISTLRSFRGSQPFEALGLSQDVIDRYFTGTPCSISGIGLETLARDAALRHAQAWDDTDTTAAAPAARLWSPRTVRALHTAVNEDTDGQAPSPAWQTFSSLCNEQEAQGFTLRSLLEIAPDPARAPVPLDDVEPEEAILRHFVGAAISYGAISDEAHRTLAEGCNACGVPSNCGEGGEDPARNTPRTDADGRRHDARSRIRQIASGRFGVTAEYLAHAEEIQIKAAQGAKPGEGGQLPAYKVTVDIARVRATMPGVSLVSPPPHHDIYSIEDLAQLIYDLRHLNPSARISVKLVAESGVGTIAVGVAKAGADCVVISGHDGGTGASPHSAIHYVGLPWESGLAEAHQALVTCGMRRRVSLQTDGLLRTGRDVLVAALLGAEEFAFGTALMVSMGCVMCRNCMKGRCPAGIATQDEKLRARFKGRPEYVERFLRLLAGDVRRELAALGFRSLNEAVGHADLLAQRTDITGRAASLDLSRLLWTPDAACEHHAGGFPRVCEPTALEQDLDQAAEPVLAGQCDYLRIERTIRNVDRAVGARLSGSIVLRHGAAGLPQDSLHLHFHGQAGQSLGAFLAPGVTLEVEGSVNDYAGKGLAGGTIVVHPDAGARFVAAEQAVAGNVALYGATAGEAYFCGQAGERFAVRNSGACAVVEGVGDHGCEYMTGGTVVVLGRTGYNFAAGMSGGTAFVYDLDEHFQNRCNIESVDLESVWQEEDQALLRRLVERHAACTGSAKAASLLANWDAALPLFVKVMPLDYKNVLRRQAEAAHDAETASATEEVFHARGENDHA, from the coding sequence ATGAACGGTCTTTTCGATCCCCGCCGGGAGCATGATGCCTGCGGTGTGGGTTTTGTTGCCTATCTGGACGGCCAGAGCCGTCATGACGTGATGCACATGGCCCTGGGTGCCATGACCCGCATGGCCCATCGTGGCGGCGGTGACGGTAAGAACGGTGACGGCGCCGGCATCCTCTTCCCTCTGCCGCGCGATTTCTTCCTGCGCCAGTGGCCCGCGTTGTCGGTCTGCGCCGCCCCCTGGGCCGTGGCCCAGCTTTTCCTGCCCCGGGATACGGCGCTGCGGGCACTGTGTCTGCAGCGCTTCCGCGAGATCTTCACGGCCTGCGGCCTGCGCGTGGAAGACGAGCGCGACGTCCCCGTGCGCGAAGACGTGCTGGCTCCCGCCGCCCGTCAGACCATGCCCGGCTTTTTGCAGCTGCTCGTCCTGCCGGATACCAGCTCCTCCGAAGCCGCCGAGCTCCATGATCCCGAAGCCCTTGAACGCCGCCTGTTCCTTGCCCGGCACATGGCCGAGAACCTGATCTGGAAGGAACTGCGCCGGCAGGGACAGGACACCCGCCTCTTCTATGTGGCCAGCTGCTCCTGCCGGAGCATCGTCTACAAGGGCATGCTCCCCGGCTCCCGGCTGGGCGAGTTCTATACCGATCTGACGGACGAGGACTGCGCCGCGCCTTTTGCCGTGTTCCACGAACGTTTTTCCACCAACACCCTGCCTTCGTGGCCCCTGGCCCAGCCCTTCCGTCTGGCCGCCCATAACGGCGAGATCAACACCCTGCGCGGCAACGCGGCCCACATGGGCGTGCGCGAGGCCGTGCTCGCCTCGCCCCTGCTGGGAGCACATCTGAAGGACGCCCTGCCGGTCATCAATCCCGATACCTCGGATTCCGGGACCCTGGACAACGTGCTGGAGCTGCTGGTCCGCGCGGGCTACACCCTGCCCCACGCCCTGATGATGATGGTCCCCGAACCCTTCGGGCCCACCTTCGTCATGGGCGACAACAAGCGAGCCTTCTACGAATATCACTCGTCCCTCATGGAACCCTGGGACGGCCCCACCTGCCTCGTCTTCACCGATGGCTGGCGGCGCGTGGGCGCCATGCTCGACCGCAACGGCCTGCGCCCCTGCCGCTGGAGCGTCTCCCGGGACGGCCTGATGGTGCTCGGCTCGGAAAGCGGCCTTGTGGACGTGCCTGAAGAGGACATCATCCAGCGCGGCCAGCTCCAGTCCCGGCGCATGATCCTGGCGGACGTGGAACACCACCGCATCGCGCCTGATGCGGAAATCAAGGGGCAGGTCATCCGCTCCCAGCCCTGGCGCCGCTGGCTCCAGAAGCACGCCGTGCGCCTTGAGACCCTGAACGGCATGGGCGAAGAAAGCGATGCCGCGCACGCCCTGCCGCCGCTGGACCGCCGTCTGCGTCAGGCTGGTTGCGACAGCACATGGCAGCGTCAGGTCCTCGTGCCCATGGCCGAGAACGCCCAGGAGCCCGTCTGCTCCATGGGGACGGACAAGCCCCTGCCCTGCCTCAGCGACGAGCCGCAATCCCTGTTCCGCTGGTTCAAGCAGCGTTTCGCCCAGGTGACCAACCCGCCCATCGACCCCTACCGGGAACAGCTGTCCATGTCGCTCATGGGCCATGCCGGACGTGCGGGCAACATCCTGGAACCGGGCCCCGAAAGCTGCGCTGTCCTGCGCCTGCCCCATCCTTTCCTCACCACGGACGACATGCGCCGGATCCGGGCCTCGCGGCGTCCCGCCGTCCGGGCCGTCACCCTTGACGCCACTTTCCCGGCCCACGGCGACGGGGAAGCCCTGCGCGCGGCCCTCGATCGCCTGTTCGCTGACGCCGAGGCTGCCATCGCCCAAGGGGCCACCATCCTGGTGGTGAGCGATACGGCCATGACGGCGGACAAGGCGCCCATCCCCGCCCTGCTGGCCTGCGCGGGCCTGCACCATCATCTCATCCGTGCCGGGCTTCGCCATGCCTGCGGCATCATCGCGGAAAGCGGCGAAGCCTGCGAGGTCATCCACATGGCGCAGCTCATCGGCTACGGCGTCAATGCCGTCTGCCCGCACGCGGCCCTGGATGCCGTCCGCCGCATGGCACGGGAAGGTCGCCTGAGCACGGACGCCGGGCCTCTTGACGAAGAAGACGCGCAGGAACGCTATATCAACGCCCTGAAGAAGGGCCTGCTCAAGGCCTTTGCCCGTCTGGGCATCTCCACCCTGCGATCTTTCCGCGGCTCGCAGCCCTTCGAGGCCCTGGGGCTGTCACAGGATGTCATCGACCGCTATTTCACGGGCACGCCCTGCTCCATCAGCGGCATCGGTCTGGAGACCCTGGCCCGCGATGCCGCCCTGCGTCACGCGCAGGCCTGGGACGATACCGATACCACCGCTGCCGCCCCTGCGGCGCGTCTCTGGAGCCCCCGTACCGTGCGCGCCCTGCATACGGCCGTCAATGAAGACACGGACGGACAGGCTCCCTCCCCGGCCTGGCAGACCTTCTCCAGCCTTTGCAACGAACAGGAAGCCCAGGGCTTCACGCTGCGCTCCCTGCTGGAGATCGCGCCCGACCCGGCCCGCGCCCCCGTCCCTCTGGACGATGTTGAGCCGGAAGAGGCCATCCTGCGGCACTTCGTCGGTGCGGCCATCTCCTATGGCGCCATCAGTGACGAAGCCCACCGCACCCTGGCCGAAGGCTGCAATGCCTGCGGCGTGCCCTCCAACTGCGGTGAAGGCGGCGAGGATCCGGCCCGCAACACGCCCCGGACGGACGCGGACGGCCGTCGTCATGACGCGCGCTCCCGCATCCGCCAGATCGCTTCGGGCCGCTTTGGCGTCACGGCGGAATATCTTGCCCATGCGGAAGAGATCCAGATCAAGGCGGCCCAGGGTGCCAAGCCCGGTGAAGGCGGCCAGTTGCCCGCCTACAAGGTCACGGTGGACATCGCCCGTGTCCGTGCCACCATGCCCGGGGTCTCCCTGGTCTCCCCGCCGCCGCATCACGACATCTACTCCATCGAGGATCTGGCGCAGCTCATCTACGACCTCCGTCACCTCAATCCTTCGGCCCGCATCTCCGTCAAGCTGGTGGCCGAAAGCGGTGTCGGGACCATCGCGGTGGGTGTGGCCAAGGCCGGTGCGGACTGCGTGGTCATCTCCGGCCATGACGGCGGCACCGGTGCCAGCCCCCATTCCGCCATCCACTATGTGGGCCTGCCGTGGGAATCCGGTCTGGCCGAGGCGCATCAGGCGCTGGTGACCTGCGGCATGCGCCGGCGGGTGTCCCTCCAGACCGACGGTCTGCTGCGCACCGGACGCGACGTGCTCGTGGCTGCCCTGCTGGGCGCCGAGGAATTCGCCTTCGGGACGGCGCTGATGGTCAGCATGGGCTGCGTCATGTGCCGCAACTGCATGAAGGGCCGCTGCCCGGCGGGCATCGCCACCCAGGACGAAAAGCTGCGTGCCCGCTTCAAGGGCCGCCCCGAATATGTGGAACGTTTCCTGCGCCTGCTGGCCGGGGACGTGCGCCGCGAACTGGCCGCCCTGGGCTTCCGCTCCCTGAACGAAGCCGTCGGCCATGCCGATCTGCTGGCACAGCGTACGGACATCACGGGCCGGGCGGCCTCCCTCGACCTCTCGCGCCTGCTCTGGACGCCTGACGCGGCCTGCGAACACCATGCCGGGGGCTTCCCCCGGGTCTGTGAACCCACGGCCCTGGAACAGGACCTCGATCAGGCCGCCGAACCCGTACTGGCGGGCCAGTGCGACTATCTGCGCATCGAGCGGACCATCCGCAATGTGGACCGTGCCGTGGGCGCGCGCCTTTCCGGCAGCATCGTCCTGCGTCACGGGGCCGCCGGTCTGCCCCAGGACAGCCTGCACCTCCACTTCCACGGTCAGGCCGGGCAAAGCCTCGGGGCCTTCCTGGCCCCCGGCGTGACCCTTGAGGTGGAAGGCAGCGTCAATGACTACGCGGGCAAGGGCCTTGCCGGCGGCACCATCGTGGTCCACCCCGATGCCGGGGCCCGCTTCGTGGCGGCGGAACAGGCCGTGGCCGGCAACGTGGCCCTGTACGGCGCCACCGCCGGGGAGGCCTACTTCTGCGGCCAGGCCGGGGAACGTTTTGCCGTGCGCAACTCCGGTGCCTGCGCCGTGGTGGAAGGTGTGGGCGACCACGGCTGCGAATACATGACCGGCGGTACCGTCGTCGTCCTGGGACGCACCGGCTACAACTTCGCCGCAGGCATGAGCGGCGGCACGGCCTTCGTCTACGATCTGGACGAGCATTTCCAGAACCGCTGCAACATCGAAAGCGTGGATCTGGAATCCGTCTGGCAGGAAGAGGATCAGGCCCTGCTGCGCCGCCTGGTGGAACGGCACGCGGCCTGCACCGGCAGCGCCAAGGCAGCGTCCCTGCTGGCCAACTGGGATGCCGCCCTGCCGCTCTTCGTCAAGGTCATGCCGCTGGATTACAAGAACGTGCTCCGCCGTCAGGCGGAAGCCGCCCACGACGCGGAGACCGCCTCCGCCACCGAAGAAGTGTTCCATGCACGAGGAGAGAACGACCATGCGTAA
- a CDS encoding HPP family protein, which produces MPGQAWLAGRGASALKVGRAWLGSCCGLLLVVALDRLAVGDYGVPMLIGSFGASAVLLFAAPDSPLSRPRNLLGGHFFSALVGVACAQWLPPFWAVCLCVPTAIAVMLLSGTVHPPGGATALIAVTGGEQIRQLGFWYAVVPCLAGAALMLAVAWSMTAAAYLWARLYGRVRVKEGETTGLHILSGR; this is translated from the coding sequence ATGCCCGGACAAGCATGGTTGGCAGGAAGGGGCGCAAGTGCTCTCAAGGTAGGGCGTGCCTGGCTGGGGAGCTGCTGCGGCCTGTTACTGGTGGTGGCTTTGGACAGACTGGCCGTAGGCGATTACGGCGTGCCCATGTTGATAGGTTCTTTTGGTGCCTCGGCGGTACTGCTGTTCGCAGCCCCGGACAGTCCGTTGTCCCGTCCACGCAATCTGCTGGGAGGGCACTTTTTTTCTGCTCTGGTCGGTGTGGCCTGCGCACAATGGCTGCCGCCCTTCTGGGCTGTATGCCTTTGCGTGCCCACAGCCATCGCCGTCATGCTGCTGAGCGGGACAGTGCATCCGCCGGGAGGGGCCACGGCCCTTATCGCCGTCACAGGCGGAGAGCAGATCCGGCAGCTGGGCTTCTGGTATGCTGTAGTCCCCTGCCTGGCGGGTGCTGCCCTCATGCTGGCTGTTGCCTGGTCCATGACGGCAGCGGCATATCTGTGGGCCCGCCTGTACGGTCGTGTGCGCGTGAAAGAGGGAGAGACGACGGGTCTCCATATCCTGTCAGGAAGGTAA
- a CDS encoding ammonium transporter — protein sequence MNPADTAFIILCATFVMLMTPALALFYGGLVRSKNILSTCMHSYASLGMVSIIWALFGYSLAFSGDISGLIGNLDHVFLMGVGGEANGPAANLPHNVFMAFQCMFAALTVALISGAYAERIRFSAMLVFSALWTVFAYCPMAHWVWGGGWMAKLGAVDFAGGAVVHMASAAAALACAHAVGPRADLGKTPMIPNNLPMTLFGGGLLWFGWFGFNAGSALAANALAGHALVTTHLATAGGIFGWMLLEYLRFGKATTLGAISGALAGLVSITPAAGFVGVMPALAIGFAGGMICYGGILLKNRLGYDDALDVVGIHGVGGTWGAFATGLFASAGINGVNGLFYGNPWQLVVQIISIVATWGFVYLVSRILLKLTDALVGLRVDPASETRGLDLSLHNERGYTL from the coding sequence ATGAATCCTGCAGACACCGCGTTCATCATCCTTTGCGCCACGTTCGTCATGCTCATGACCCCGGCTCTGGCCTTATTCTACGGCGGGCTCGTCCGGTCAAAGAACATCCTCTCCACATGCATGCACAGCTATGCCTCCTTGGGGATGGTTTCCATCATCTGGGCCCTGTTCGGCTATTCCCTTGCCTTCAGCGGCGATATCTCCGGCCTTATCGGCAACCTTGACCATGTGTTCCTCATGGGCGTGGGGGGCGAAGCCAACGGCCCCGCAGCCAATCTGCCGCATAATGTCTTCATGGCCTTCCAGTGCATGTTCGCAGCCCTTACCGTGGCGCTCATTTCCGGTGCCTATGCCGAACGCATCCGTTTCTCGGCCATGCTGGTCTTTTCCGCACTCTGGACGGTCTTTGCCTATTGCCCCATGGCACACTGGGTCTGGGGCGGTGGCTGGATGGCCAAGCTGGGCGCCGTGGACTTTGCTGGTGGTGCCGTAGTGCATATGGCTTCCGCCGCAGCTGCCCTGGCCTGCGCCCATGCGGTGGGGCCCCGCGCTGATCTCGGCAAGACGCCCATGATCCCCAATAATCTGCCCATGACGCTCTTTGGCGGCGGCCTGCTCTGGTTCGGCTGGTTCGGCTTCAATGCCGGCAGTGCTCTGGCTGCCAACGCCCTTGCGGGCCACGCCCTGGTCACCACCCATCTGGCCACGGCCGGCGGCATCTTCGGCTGGATGCTCCTTGAATACCTGCGCTTCGGCAAGGCCACGACCCTGGGTGCCATCTCCGGTGCGCTGGCGGGCCTCGTCTCCATCACGCCCGCAGCCGGTTTCGTGGGAGTCATGCCTGCTTTGGCCATCGGCTTTGCCGGCGGCATGATCTGCTACGGTGGCATCCTGCTCAAGAACCGCCTGGGCTATGACGACGCCCTCGACGTGGTAGGCATCCACGGTGTAGGCGGCACTTGGGGCGCCTTTGCCACCGGTCTGTTCGCCTCCGCCGGCATCAACGGTGTCAACGGCCTGTTCTACGGCAATCCGTGGCAGCTTGTGGTTCAGATCATCTCCATCGTCGCCACCTGGGGCTTTGTTTACCTGGTCAGCCGCATCCTGCTGAAGCTGACGGATGCCCTGGTGGGCCTGCGTGTGGATCCCGCCTCCGAGACCCGGGGTCTGGACCTCAGCCTGCACAACGAACGCGGCTACACCCTGTAA
- the dapF gene encoding diaminopimelate epimerase, whose translation MRKIAFTKMEGCGNDYVYLDGFSEDLRLAEGDIPSLARAVSDRHYGVGSDGLVLILPPTSPDSADLRMRMFNADGSEAEMCGNASRCVGRFAWEHALTDRPVIRLETLAGVKLLQRVDDAGGCPSRVCVDMGTPELARQRIPVRPDTTSDPESPCIGQPIRVLDREWAVTCVSMGNPHAVVFVDDVDSLDLPVVGPAFEHHPWFPSRTNTEFVQLMDAGHVRMRVWERGAGETLACGTGACAVAVACHLTGRTGREVAVQLRGGTLDIRWDERTGHVLMTGPARTVFSGEYSPAQGQED comes from the coding sequence ATGCGTAAGATCGCCTTCACCAAGATGGAAGGCTGCGGCAACGATTACGTCTATCTTGACGGATTCTCGGAAGATCTGCGGCTCGCGGAAGGGGACATCCCCTCGCTGGCCCGTGCCGTCAGCGACAGGCATTACGGCGTGGGCTCCGACGGGCTGGTGCTCATCCTGCCGCCCACCTCACCGGACAGTGCCGACCTGCGCATGCGCATGTTCAATGCCGACGGCAGTGAAGCCGAGATGTGCGGCAACGCTTCCCGCTGCGTAGGACGCTTTGCCTGGGAGCATGCCCTGACCGACAGGCCCGTCATCCGCCTGGAGACCCTGGCCGGGGTCAAGCTCCTGCAGCGGGTGGACGATGCCGGAGGCTGCCCCTCCCGTGTCTGTGTGGACATGGGCACGCCGGAACTGGCCCGGCAGCGCATCCCCGTCCGCCCCGACACGACATCGGATCCCGAAAGCCCGTGCATCGGCCAGCCCATCCGGGTGCTGGATCGTGAATGGGCCGTGACCTGCGTGTCCATGGGCAATCCTCATGCCGTGGTCTTCGTGGACGATGTAGACAGTCTGGATCTGCCTGTGGTGGGCCCGGCCTTCGAACACCACCCCTGGTTCCCCAGCCGCACCAATACCGAATTCGTGCAGCTCATGGACGCGGGACATGTACGCATGCGCGTCTGGGAACGGGGTGCCGGAGAGACCCTGGCCTGCGGTACCGGCGCCTGTGCCGTGGCCGTGGCCTGCCATCTGACCGGACGTACGGGAAGGGAAGTGGCGGTGCAGTTGCGCGGCGGCACGCTGGACATCCGCTGGGATGAACGGACGGGACACGTCCTGATGACCGGCCCGGCCCGCACCGTTTTTTCTGGAGAATACAGCCCTGCCCAGGGACAGGAGGACTAG
- a CDS encoding glutamine synthetase III family protein, which produces MNARTDAIRQIAQSHLDHQPPATDIDTIFGCDVFSLDILQKRLPKPVFRTLKATIARGERLDPDIADTVACAMKDWAISKGATHYTHWFQPMTGLTAEKHDAFLTPTGEGRVINEFSGKMLICGEPDASSFPSGGLRSTFEARGYTAWDPTVPAFIIGRTLHVPTLFYSYSGEALDRKIPLMRSISALSRQALRILRLFGNDTATFVRPSVGPEQEYFLVDRRLAALRPDLLLAGRTLMGTPPAKGQEMEDHYFGSIPARVMAFMQDVEDALFRLGIPAKTRHNEVAPGQFEIAPIYEDANIATDHNMLIMNLLHEIAPRHDFICLLHEKPFAGVNGSGKHNNWSISDSEGNNLLDPGKTPLDNAQFLVFLAAVLRAVHKHSAALRLGTVGAGNDHRLGANEAPPAIISVYLGDMLTDVIDTIMNGVTHKPGRTSMEIGVSSLPPLPVDLSDRNRTSPFAFTGNKFEFRAVGSSQSIAPVNIALNTAMACALDDIATELEATVGSGTSLNAALQELLPRLFREHQAVVFNGNGYSEEWPVEAARRGLPNLATTVDALERYNTPEVMDVFLRQNVLSEREMLARQEILLDTYAKTIAIEASLMLDMSRTQILPVALQEQAAAADLVLKTRAVSTEAAMEEERFTCLRGHTVGLNAALSALEQQLAALRAAADAHTAARIARDGVVPAMQTCREHCDALERMLNAAVWPLPSYAEMLWLH; this is translated from the coding sequence ATGAATGCTCGAACTGATGCCATCCGGCAGATCGCCCAGAGCCATCTGGACCACCAGCCCCCTGCCACCGATATCGACACCATCTTCGGTTGTGACGTTTTCTCCCTCGACATCCTGCAAAAGCGTCTGCCCAAGCCCGTGTTCCGCACGCTGAAGGCCACCATCGCCCGCGGTGAACGCCTTGACCCGGACATCGCGGATACCGTGGCCTGCGCCATGAAGGACTGGGCCATCAGCAAGGGGGCCACGCACTACACCCACTGGTTCCAGCCCATGACCGGCCTGACGGCCGAAAAGCACGACGCCTTCCTGACCCCCACCGGCGAAGGACGCGTCATCAACGAGTTCTCGGGCAAGATGCTCATCTGCGGCGAGCCGGATGCCTCCTCCTTCCCGTCCGGCGGTCTGCGCTCCACCTTCGAGGCCCGCGGCTACACGGCCTGGGATCCCACGGTCCCTGCCTTCATCATCGGCCGCACCCTGCATGTGCCCACCCTGTTCTACAGCTATTCGGGCGAGGCCCTGGACCGCAAGATCCCGCTCATGCGTTCCATTTCCGCCCTTTCCCGCCAGGCCCTGCGCATCCTGCGCCTGTTCGGCAACGATACGGCCACCTTCGTGCGCCCCAGCGTGGGACCGGAACAGGAATACTTCCTTGTCGACCGCCGTCTGGCCGCCCTGCGCCCCGACCTGCTGCTGGCGGGCCGCACGCTGATGGGCACCCCGCCTGCCAAGGGCCAGGAGATGGAGGACCACTACTTCGGCTCCATCCCGGCGCGCGTCATGGCCTTCATGCAGGATGTGGAGGACGCCCTGTTCCGCCTCGGCATCCCGGCCAAGACCCGGCATAACGAGGTGGCCCCCGGTCAGTTCGAGATCGCGCCCATCTACGAGGACGCCAATATCGCCACCGACCACAACATGCTCATCATGAACCTGCTGCACGAGATCGCGCCGCGGCATGACTTCATCTGCCTGCTCCACGAAAAGCCCTTTGCCGGCGTCAACGGCAGCGGCAAGCACAACAACTGGTCCATCAGCGATTCCGAGGGCAACAACCTGCTCGATCCCGGCAAGACCCCGCTGGACAATGCCCAGTTCCTCGTTTTCCTGGCCGCCGTGCTGCGGGCCGTGCACAAGCACAGCGCCGCCCTGCGTCTGGGCACGGTAGGTGCGGGCAACGATCACCGTCTGGGCGCCAACGAAGCCCCGCCGGCCATCATCTCCGTCTATCTGGGCGACATGCTGACCGACGTCATCGACACCATCATGAACGGTGTGACCCACAAGCCCGGCCGCACCAGCATGGAGATCGGCGTTTCCTCCCTGCCGCCCCTGCCCGTGGATCTTTCCGACCGCAACCGCACCAGCCCCTTTGCCTTCACCGGCAACAAGTTCGAATTCCGGGCCGTGGGTTCCTCCCAGTCCATCGCGCCGGTGAACATCGCCCTGAATACGGCCATGGCCTGCGCCCTGGACGACATCGCCACCGAGCTGGAAGCTACCGTGGGCTCCGGCACGAGCCTCAACGCCGCCCTGCAGGAGCTGCTGCCCCGTCTGTTCCGGGAACATCAGGCCGTGGTCTTCAACGGCAACGGGTACTCGGAGGAATGGCCCGTGGAGGCGGCCCGTCGCGGCCTGCCCAACCTGGCCACCACCGTGGATGCCCTGGAACGCTACAACACGCCTGAAGTCATGGACGTGTTCCTGCGCCAGAACGTGCTTTCCGAACGCGAGATGCTGGCCCGGCAGGAGATCCTGCTGGACACCTACGCCAAGACCATCGCCATCGAAGCCTCGCTCATGCTGGACATGTCCCGCACGCAGATCCTGCCCGTCGCCCTGCAGGAGCAGGCCGCTGCCGCCGATCTGGTGCTCAAGACCCGGGCCGTCAGCACCGAGGCCGCCATGGAAGAAGAGCGCTTCACCTGCCTGCGCGGCCATACCGTGGGCCTGAACGCTGCCCTTTCCGCCCTGGAACAGCAGCTCGCCGCGCTGCGTGCCGCTGCGGACGCCCACACGGCCGCCCGTATCGCCCGTGACGGCGTGGTCCCTGCCATGCAGACCTGCCGCGAACACTGCGACGCCCTTGAGCGCATGCTCAATGCCGCCGTCTGGCCGCTGCCCTCCTATGCGGAGATGCTCTGGCTGCACTGA